The Labrenzia sp. CE80 genome window below encodes:
- a CDS encoding ubiquinone biosynthesis hydroxylase, giving the protein MAEAAERSSMFDVAIAGGGYVGLSLALALKKADATMAVVVIDPKPMDVLGKDPRASAIAAAASRMLDQLGIWSNIKDKAQPINEMIVTDSKLRDVVRPVFLTFGGEAADGEPFAHMMPNGVMLPALYEAAKALGVVFEAPDSASTFRTTPDQVEIDLASGGVVCARLLVAADGVRSKLRDLAGVRTNHWDYGQSGIVTTVKHERPHNGRAEEHFLPAGPFAILPLTGDRSSLVWTERTLDAKRLVESDDFTFELELERRFGHHLGQVELDGPRNAYPLGLTLARDFIKPRFALAGDAAHGIHPIAGQGLNMGFKDVAALAEVLVEARRLGQDVGAYDVLERYQRWRRFDAFQMGVVTDVLNRLFSNDNDVLRAARDFGLGLVERMPSLKSRFIKEAAGFAGPAPKLLSGEPI; this is encoded by the coding sequence ATGGCCGAGGCTGCTGAACGCAGTTCCATGTTTGACGTCGCGATTGCAGGCGGTGGTTATGTCGGGCTGTCCCTGGCACTTGCGCTGAAGAAGGCCGATGCGACGATGGCAGTTGTCGTGATCGACCCCAAGCCGATGGATGTTCTTGGCAAGGATCCGAGGGCGTCCGCAATTGCGGCGGCAGCGAGCCGTATGCTTGATCAACTCGGCATCTGGTCTAACATCAAAGACAAGGCGCAGCCGATCAACGAAATGATCGTGACCGACAGCAAGCTGCGGGATGTCGTGCGTCCGGTTTTCCTCACGTTTGGCGGCGAAGCGGCTGACGGTGAACCTTTCGCGCATATGATGCCCAATGGTGTGATGCTGCCAGCTCTTTATGAAGCGGCAAAAGCGCTGGGCGTTGTGTTTGAGGCGCCGGATAGCGCATCCACCTTCCGTACGACACCGGATCAGGTTGAAATCGACCTCGCGAGCGGCGGTGTTGTTTGCGCGAGGCTTCTGGTGGCGGCCGACGGTGTTCGCTCCAAACTGCGTGATCTGGCCGGCGTCCGGACCAATCACTGGGACTACGGCCAGTCCGGCATCGTCACGACCGTCAAGCATGAGCGCCCGCACAATGGCCGGGCGGAAGAGCATTTCCTGCCGGCGGGTCCATTTGCGATCCTGCCATTGACCGGCGATCGGTCTTCGCTTGTGTGGACTGAACGAACACTGGATGCGAAACGTCTGGTAGAGAGCGATGACTTTACTTTCGAGCTGGAGCTGGAGCGCCGTTTCGGTCATCACCTCGGTCAGGTCGAGCTCGATGGTCCGCGCAATGCCTATCCGCTTGGTCTGACCCTGGCGCGGGACTTCATCAAACCTCGATTTGCGCTCGCCGGAGATGCAGCGCATGGCATCCATCCAATTGCCGGACAGGGCCTCAACATGGGTTTCAAGGACGTGGCCGCGCTGGCGGAGGTTCTCGTCGAAGCGCGTCGTTTGGGCCAGGACGTTGGTGCGTATGATGTTCTGGAGCGATATCAGCGCTGGCGGCGGTTTGATGCGTTCCAGATGGGTGTCGTGACCGATGTCCTGAACCGCTTGTTTTCAAATGACAACGACGTCTTGCGGGCTGCGCGAGACTTTGGCCTGGGACTGGTCGAGCGGATGCCCAGCCTCAAGTCGCGGTTCATCAAGGAAGCTGCCGGCTTTGCTGGCCCTGCGCCGAAATTGCTTTCGGGCGAACCTATCTAG
- the tesB gene encoding acyl-CoA thioesterase II yields the protein MNTAIDNLLQTLDLEPLEHNLFRGRSPQVGWQRVFGGQVIGQALVAASRTVVEDRHVHSLHGYFMRPGDPSVPIVYEVDRIRDGGSFTTRRVVAIQHGKAIFSMSASFQVMEEGLEHQADMPKVPMPEELPSEQDLKDKFLKVAPEHVRKYWERERPIELRPVDLTHYFSDKPLPPTQYVWVRASHPLPDDARIHQCVLAYASDMTLLDTSLFPHGKSVFSPDIQAASLDHAMWFHRPFKADEWLLYAEDTPSASGSRGMNRGSLYTRDGVLIASTAQEGLIRKVSKAKDGTPG from the coding sequence ATGAACACGGCCATTGACAACCTTCTTCAAACTCTCGACCTGGAACCGTTGGAACACAACCTGTTTAGAGGTCGCAGCCCCCAGGTTGGATGGCAAAGGGTTTTTGGCGGCCAAGTCATTGGACAGGCCCTTGTCGCAGCCTCTCGCACTGTTGTCGAAGACAGGCATGTTCATTCCCTCCATGGTTATTTCATGCGTCCTGGCGACCCGTCAGTCCCGATTGTCTACGAGGTTGACCGGATCCGCGACGGCGGCAGCTTTACGACAAGACGTGTGGTCGCAATTCAGCACGGCAAGGCCATCTTCTCCATGTCGGCATCTTTTCAGGTAATGGAAGAGGGGCTGGAACATCAGGCAGACATGCCCAAGGTCCCAATGCCAGAGGAATTGCCGAGCGAACAGGATCTAAAAGACAAGTTTCTCAAAGTGGCGCCTGAACACGTGCGAAAATACTGGGAAAGAGAAAGGCCCATTGAACTGCGGCCGGTAGATCTGACCCACTATTTCTCCGACAAACCATTGCCACCAACGCAATACGTCTGGGTTCGCGCGAGCCATCCGCTACCGGACGACGCCCGCATTCACCAATGCGTTCTCGCCTATGCGTCCGACATGACGCTCTTGGACACATCCTTGTTCCCACATGGGAAATCGGTCTTCAGCCCGGACATCCAGGCAGCCAGCCTTGATCATGCCATGTGGTTTCACCGGCCCTTCAAGGCTGACGAATGGCTACTCTATGCCGAAGACACGCCCTCTGCGTCCGGCTCCCGAGGCATGAACCGCGGTTCGCTTTACACTCGCGACGGCGTTCTCATTGCTTCAACCGCACAGGAAGGCCTGATTCGGAAGGTCTCAAAGGCTAAGGACGGAACGCCCGGCTAG
- a CDS encoding GTP-binding protein: MTDLPNSAEASEVPKRGPKPPIPLSVITGFLGSGKTTLLNRILKDPSMADTAVIINEFGEIGLDHLLVDQASDGILELSSGCLCCTIRGDLVTTLEDLLRRVDNGRMDRLARVVIETTGLADPAPILHTIMLHPYLVMRYRLESVVTLVDGINGLETISTHEEARRQAAVADRLVLTKTDLAQTPAQSESLAALKARLVELNPGARMLDGHVGEAIPEHLFDAGLYDPKTKIPDVAKWLNAEAYEDPHSHGHHHHDHHHHGHSHGHSHGHDHAHDHAHDVNRHDDKIRAFTLATDRPIPASALEMFIDLLRSAHGPKLLRVKGIVQIAEDPDRPVVIHGVQHVFHPPATLEAWPDEDHRTRMVFITYDLPEGFVRRMFEAFSGALLPDTPDPQAMTENPLAVSGFTSPIRN, translated from the coding sequence ATGACCGATCTTCCCAATTCCGCAGAGGCGTCTGAAGTCCCAAAGCGCGGCCCGAAGCCGCCGATTCCTCTGTCAGTGATCACCGGGTTTCTCGGATCGGGAAAGACCACCTTGCTCAATCGGATCCTTAAAGATCCATCGATGGCCGACACGGCGGTCATCATCAACGAGTTCGGTGAGATCGGCCTCGACCATCTGCTGGTCGATCAGGCGAGCGACGGTATTCTGGAACTCTCCTCAGGATGTCTTTGCTGCACGATTCGGGGCGATCTTGTGACCACGCTGGAGGATCTTCTGCGCAGGGTCGACAATGGCCGCATGGACCGGCTGGCGCGCGTGGTTATCGAGACCACCGGCCTCGCAGATCCGGCACCCATCCTGCATACCATCATGCTGCACCCCTATTTGGTGATGCGGTACCGGCTTGAGAGTGTCGTTACTCTGGTGGATGGCATCAACGGTCTCGAGACCATTTCGACCCACGAAGAAGCGCGCCGTCAGGCCGCGGTTGCCGATCGCTTGGTGCTCACCAAGACGGATCTTGCTCAAACACCTGCGCAAAGTGAAAGCCTGGCGGCATTGAAGGCGCGTTTGGTCGAACTCAATCCAGGCGCGCGCATGCTCGATGGACATGTGGGAGAAGCCATTCCCGAGCACCTGTTCGATGCAGGTTTGTATGATCCGAAGACGAAAATCCCGGATGTGGCAAAGTGGCTGAATGCGGAGGCCTATGAAGACCCTCATTCGCATGGGCATCACCACCACGACCACCACCATCATGGTCACTCACATGGCCATTCTCACGGGCACGATCATGCTCACGACCATGCGCATGACGTAAATCGCCACGATGACAAGATCCGGGCCTTTACACTCGCGACAGATCGACCCATTCCCGCGTCTGCGCTGGAAATGTTCATCGACCTGCTGCGATCTGCCCATGGGCCAAAGCTTCTACGTGTGAAGGGCATTGTGCAAATCGCCGAGGATCCGGACAGGCCCGTTGTGATCCATGGCGTTCAGCATGTTTTTCATCCCCCCGCCACGCTCGAAGCCTGGCCGGATGAGGATCACAGAACCCGCATGGTGTTCATCACCTATGATTTGCCGGAGGGCTTTGTCAGACGGATGTTTGAGGCATTTAGCGGCGCGTTGCTGCCAGATACCCCGGACCCACAGGCGATGACGGAAAATCCGCTGGCTGTGTCCGGCTTCACCAGTCCTATCCGGAACTAG
- a CDS encoding D-alanyl-D-alanine carboxypeptidase family protein, protein MFASLFRQILRRFGLLSLLLVSSAGFGPALADIGAYIVVDAKTGSVLDEKDATRKWYPASLTKMMTAYVAFKAVREGRATLNSAVTQSQNSLSEPPSKMGFKVGTQLTLDAALKIILIKSANDVAVAIGEAIAGSEAGFIAMMNAEARRLGMRDTVFVNPHGLPDNRQVSTARDMAILAMAFRADFPEARSYYKHPGIKFGKKTLRSANREFLMRVPGADGMKTGYICNSGYNVAASATRRGRTIIVVVLGAASGLERIAFSRDALDKAFKKRSGRTTVTNLRGSGGNPPADRYCKRNPKPGAEGVMALYDMQDSKSSILSFSSAKKQGGILIPGLRTNSADTDTPSKVESVKLPNGKIDWVKVMDRTIGPRRIAYAPITVRTGVPKGAKAPAAAGNVAAAPVALINVPLPNRHPGRAVTLPPAAEAAAGPSGAVAQTDFLKSGLATDEPAPGSLFRQGQNFAIPIPAPSPQR, encoded by the coding sequence GTGTTCGCAAGTTTATTTCGCCAAATTTTGCGCCGTTTTGGGCTCTTAAGTCTTCTTCTTGTCAGCTCCGCCGGCTTCGGTCCGGCTCTTGCGGACATTGGCGCCTATATCGTCGTTGATGCGAAAACCGGCTCGGTTCTGGATGAAAAGGACGCAACACGAAAGTGGTATCCAGCGTCCCTGACCAAGATGATGACTGCTTATGTAGCCTTCAAAGCTGTTCGCGAAGGCCGTGCAACGCTCAATTCGGCTGTTACCCAATCGCAGAATTCCCTGTCCGAACCCCCTAGCAAGATGGGGTTTAAGGTCGGGACGCAGCTGACCCTTGATGCTGCCCTGAAGATTATCCTGATTAAGTCTGCCAATGATGTTGCGGTTGCCATCGGTGAAGCGATTGCCGGTTCGGAAGCAGGTTTCATTGCGATGATGAATGCCGAGGCGCGCAGGCTTGGCATGCGGGACACCGTGTTTGTAAATCCACACGGATTGCCAGACAATCGGCAGGTTTCCACCGCGCGCGACATGGCAATCCTTGCCATGGCGTTTCGTGCGGATTTTCCAGAAGCTCGGTCCTACTACAAGCATCCGGGGATCAAGTTCGGCAAGAAGACCCTTCGCTCGGCCAATCGTGAATTCCTTATGAGGGTGCCGGGTGCTGATGGCATGAAGACCGGCTATATTTGTAACTCAGGCTACAATGTCGCTGCGTCTGCCACGCGACGCGGACGAACGATCATTGTCGTCGTTCTTGGAGCGGCGTCCGGGCTGGAGCGCATCGCCTTCAGCCGTGATGCACTGGACAAGGCATTCAAGAAGCGCTCGGGCCGAACAACCGTGACCAACCTGCGAGGCAGTGGCGGAAATCCGCCGGCAGACCGGTATTGCAAGCGCAATCCAAAGCCGGGCGCAGAAGGTGTCATGGCACTTTACGACATGCAGGACAGCAAGAGCTCCATTCTGTCGTTCTCGAGCGCGAAGAAGCAGGGCGGGATCCTGATTCCCGGCTTGCGAACCAATTCTGCCGATACCGACACACCTTCGAAAGTTGAGTCCGTCAAGCTTCCGAACGGCAAGATCGACTGGGTGAAAGTGATGGACAGGACCATCGGGCCTCGCCGGATTGCCTATGCTCCAATCACGGTCAGAACGGGCGTGCCCAAAGGGGCAAAAGCGCCGGCGGCGGCTGGCAATGTCGCGGCTGCGCCTGTTGCCTTGATCAACGTGCCCTTGCCCAACCGGCATCCAGGTCGTGCGGTGACACTGCCCCCGGCCGCCGAGGCAGCGGCAGGGCCCTCCGGTGCCGTGGCGCAAACGGATTTCTTGAAGTCGGGCCTGGCGACAGACGAGCCTGCGCCAGGGTCTTTGTTCCGGCAAGGGCAGAATTTTGCAATTCCGATCCCGGCTCCAAGTCCCCAACGCTGA
- a CDS encoding urease accessory protein UreD, with the protein MQRARGEARISFKQMGSQTRLDELYQRGSAKFRLPKVYDNIPVAVLINTAGGVTGGDEYSYSARIAAGGHAILTSQAAERAYRRSAGNGTITTRLTAETDAFIEWLPQETILFNASALHRSMTVDLKGDARFLGIESIVLGRTAMGETIDTVSFRDRWRIHRDGKLVFADDARLEGNTKDILKGSATTSGGLAFATLIDCDPNAEARLDRARSALEGCGPGTSVRAAASAWNGVLTARFVAADGRALRDALMSFLETYRSAPLPRVWHC; encoded by the coding sequence ATGCAGCGCGCCCGGGGCGAAGCACGCATTTCATTCAAGCAGATGGGATCCCAGACACGGCTGGATGAGCTGTATCAACGCGGGTCAGCCAAATTCCGCCTTCCGAAGGTCTATGACAACATACCGGTCGCCGTCCTGATCAACACCGCCGGAGGTGTCACCGGGGGGGATGAGTACTCATATTCGGCGCGGATTGCCGCAGGCGGTCACGCGATCCTTACGAGCCAGGCTGCCGAGCGCGCCTATCGCCGTTCAGCCGGAAACGGCACGATCACAACACGACTGACAGCCGAAACGGATGCATTCATTGAATGGCTACCCCAGGAGACGATCCTGTTCAATGCATCAGCCTTGCACCGTTCCATGACGGTCGACCTGAAAGGCGACGCACGCTTTCTCGGCATCGAATCCATCGTGTTGGGCCGCACAGCAATGGGCGAAACGATCGACACGGTCTCCTTCAGGGACAGGTGGCGCATTCATCGTGATGGAAAACTCGTCTTTGCCGATGACGCGCGCCTTGAAGGCAACACCAAGGACATTCTCAAGGGCTCCGCGACCACCTCAGGTGGTCTAGCTTTCGCAACATTGATTGATTGCGACCCGAACGCCGAGGCGCGGCTAGATCGTGCCCGCAGCGCACTCGAAGGCTGCGGCCCGGGAACCTCAGTCAGAGCCGCCGCCAGCGCCTGGAACGGGGTTCTGACGGCACGCTTCGTCGCAGCCGATGGACGGGCCCTGCGAGACGCGCTGATGTCATTTCTTGAAACCTATCGTTCAGCACCTCTGCCACGGGTCTGGCACTGCTGA
- a CDS encoding urease subunit gamma — MNLTPREKDKLLIATAAMVARRRLERGVKLNHPEAIALITDFVVEGARDGRSVADLMETGAKVLTRDQVMDGIAEMIHDVQVEATFPDGTKLVTVHEPIR; from the coding sequence TTGAATCTCACGCCACGTGAAAAAGACAAGTTGCTGATTGCCACGGCCGCCATGGTCGCCCGCCGACGCCTGGAGCGCGGCGTCAAACTGAACCATCCTGAAGCAATCGCTCTGATCACCGACTTCGTCGTTGAAGGGGCAAGGGATGGACGCTCGGTCGCCGATCTCATGGAAACCGGTGCGAAGGTTCTGACACGCGACCAAGTCATGGATGGCATCGCAGAGATGATCCATGACGTTCAGGTTGAGGCCACATTTCCGGACGGCACCAAACTCGTCACTGTTCACGAACCGATCCGCTAG
- a CDS encoding urease subunit beta, with protein sequence MIPGELFPADGEIELNAGLEAVSIEVSNTGDRPIQVGSHYHFAETNEGLSFDREAARGMRLDIPAGTAVRFEPGQSRSVSLVPYRGDRAVYGFNQKVMGAL encoded by the coding sequence ATGATCCCCGGAGAACTTTTCCCAGCAGACGGCGAGATCGAATTGAACGCTGGCCTTGAGGCCGTCTCCATCGAAGTCTCGAACACCGGTGACCGTCCGATACAAGTCGGCAGCCATTATCACTTCGCCGAAACCAACGAAGGCCTTTCCTTCGACCGCGAAGCTGCGCGCGGCATGCGTCTGGACATTCCAGCGGGAACCGCCGTGCGTTTCGAACCCGGTCAAAGCCGGTCCGTGTCGCTTGTGCCCTATCGCGGCGATCGCGCCGTTTATGGATTCAACCAGAAAGTCATGGGCGCACTCTAG